DNA from Selenomonadales bacterium:
GCTTCTTCTTGCGTCATTCTCGGTTCCTCAACAACAGGAGCTGCAACAACGATCGGAGCAAGCGGTTCCGGTTCTTCTTGTACCGAATTTTTTGTCGGATCGAGCTTGTGAATCAATTCAATTACAAGTCCTAACAAAAAAAGAACTACGAAAACGATCGTCATGTTTACGACCATGATCATCATCGGATTGTCTGTCATAC
Protein-coding regions in this window:
- a CDS encoding OadG family protein translates to MTDNPMMIMVVNMTIVFVVLFLLGLVIELIHKLDPTKNSVQEEPEPLAPIVVAAPVVEEPRMTQEEAELVDYEAVMDRESIERQ